From Echinicola soli, a single genomic window includes:
- the murQ gene encoding N-acetylmuramic acid 6-phosphate etherase: MKTTESSSHYDNLENMSVIELITNMNKEDQTVPKAVGKALPAIERLIEQIVLRMEKGGRLFYIGAGTSGRLGILDASECPPTYGVSHDMVIGLIAGGDTAIRKSVEKAEDDPDQSWQDLKANGIKELDTVIGIAASGTTPYVIGGLKTAREQGLLTGCVTCNEGSPLAAAAEYPVEVVVGPEFVTGSTRMKSGTAQKLVLNMISTSVMIKLGKVKGNKMVNMQLSNEKLVERGTKMVMETTGLDEAQAKERLLKFGSVKDALEDWKQK, encoded by the coding sequence ATGAAAACGACTGAGAGCAGTTCCCATTACGACAACTTGGAAAATATGAGCGTGATCGAGCTCATTACCAATATGAATAAAGAAGATCAAACGGTGCCTAAGGCGGTGGGCAAAGCACTGCCGGCAATCGAAAGGCTGATCGAACAAATTGTCCTACGGATGGAAAAAGGAGGAAGACTTTTTTACATTGGCGCGGGCACAAGTGGGCGTCTGGGCATTCTGGATGCTTCCGAATGCCCGCCGACTTATGGCGTATCGCACGATATGGTGATCGGGCTGATTGCCGGTGGGGATACGGCCATCCGGAAATCCGTAGAGAAGGCAGAGGATGATCCGGATCAATCCTGGCAAGACTTAAAAGCCAATGGCATCAAGGAATTGGATACAGTGATTGGAATAGCAGCTTCGGGGACGACACCTTATGTCATTGGTGGGCTGAAAACTGCAAGGGAACAAGGGCTACTTACAGGCTGTGTTACGTGTAACGAAGGCTCCCCCTTGGCCGCTGCGGCAGAATACCCCGTTGAGGTGGTGGTGGGGCCGGAGTTTGTGACGGGCAGTACCCGAATGAAATCAGGGACAGCACAGAAATTGGTACTCAACATGATTTCCACTTCCGTGATGATCAAGCTCGGGAAAGTGAAGGGCAATAAAATGGTCAATATGCAGCTTTCCAATGAAAAGTTGGTAGAAAGGGGAACCAAGATGGTCATGGAAACGACTGGCTTGGACGAAGCCCAAGCTAAGGAGCGCCTTTTGAAATTTGGCTCGGTAAAAGATGCCCTTGAAGATTGGAAGCAAAAGTAA
- a CDS encoding N-acetylglucosamine kinase, whose amino-acid sequence MILIADSGSSKTDWRGIDRDGNVSQFRGVGFNPYYQTPEEMATELNDEFLLNLKEEVVAIYYYGAGCSTPENKTGVATALGNLFGNATIKIEHDLLAAARATCGHEEGIACILGTGSNSCDYDGEEIVDSRPSPGFILGDEGGGTYIGKRFLQDFIHDEMPAALKRKVSERFQLTAQVIQDNVYRKPFPGRYMASFCRFITEHVADPYCYLLYYNSFQDFFKKHVMRYKGYKEKPVSFVGSVAFYNSDILRKAARDMQVKVHLILESPIAGLTLYHKNNP is encoded by the coding sequence ATGATATTAATCGCAGACAGTGGATCGAGCAAAACGGACTGGCGAGGAATCGACAGGGACGGCAATGTCAGCCAATTCAGGGGGGTAGGTTTTAATCCTTACTACCAGACGCCTGAAGAAATGGCCACAGAGCTGAACGATGAGTTTTTGCTGAACCTCAAAGAAGAGGTAGTGGCCATTTATTATTATGGTGCGGGCTGCTCCACTCCTGAAAATAAAACGGGGGTGGCTACAGCCTTGGGCAATCTGTTTGGTAATGCCACCATAAAAATTGAACATGATCTGCTGGCAGCCGCGAGGGCCACATGCGGTCATGAGGAAGGCATCGCTTGCATCCTGGGCACAGGCTCAAATAGCTGCGATTATGATGGTGAGGAAATCGTCGATTCCAGGCCTTCCCCGGGGTTTATTTTGGGTGATGAAGGCGGTGGTACCTATATTGGTAAACGATTCCTTCAAGATTTTATCCATGATGAAATGCCAGCAGCACTTAAGCGGAAAGTCTCCGAGCGGTTTCAGCTTACAGCGCAGGTAATACAAGACAATGTTTACCGAAAACCATTTCCAGGTAGGTACATGGCGAGCTTTTGCCGGTTTATCACAGAGCATGTGGCCGATCCTTATTGCTATTTATTGTACTATAACAGCTTCCAGGATTTCTTCAAAAAGCATGTCATGAGGTATAAGGGCTATAAAGAGAAGCCGGTAAGTTTTGTAGGTTCTGTAGCTTTTTATAATAGTGATATTTTGCGTAAAGCCGCTAGAGATATGCAGGTCAAAGTGCATTTGATTCTGGAAAGCCCGATAGCAGGTTTGACATTATACCATAAAAACAACCCATGA
- a CDS encoding cytochrome b5 domain-containing protein codes for MKTYTRQQLALRNGQDRPEIWVAFQGKIYDVSRSRLWKNGKHYEHWAGQDLTAELVDAPHTANVFDKFEPIGQLIEQ; via the coding sequence ATGAAAACATATACCCGACAACAGCTGGCCTTGAGAAATGGCCAGGATAGACCTGAAATATGGGTGGCTTTTCAGGGGAAAATCTATGATGTCTCCCGTTCGCGGTTGTGGAAGAATGGGAAACATTATGAGCATTGGGCAGGGCAGGATTTGACGGCTGAGCTGGTAGATGCTCCCCATACCGCCAATGTATTTGATAAATTTGAGCCGATTGGCCAATTGATAGAGCAATGA
- a CDS encoding outer membrane beta-barrel protein, which produces MKKLFLLGLFALTVSFAQAQSAGDIRLQVGGDFGFDTELFGLNFGGEYLITDNISAAPNFTIYFPDGYNASTLNIDARYYFTRDILQWYGLLGFTNNWASAEYMGFEDKNSRAGANIGAGGVLKFADNFAFNPELKYQAQKGGQAVFRLALVYLLP; this is translated from the coding sequence ATGAAAAAGTTATTCTTACTAGGACTGTTCGCATTGACAGTATCATTTGCACAAGCACAAAGTGCGGGCGATATCAGATTACAAGTCGGTGGTGATTTTGGATTCGATACGGAGCTTTTCGGATTGAATTTTGGTGGTGAATACCTCATCACAGACAATATATCTGCCGCTCCAAATTTCACCATCTATTTCCCTGACGGTTACAATGCCAGCACATTGAACATTGACGCTCGGTATTATTTTACCCGCGACATCTTGCAGTGGTATGGTCTTTTGGGATTTACCAATAACTGGGCATCAGCTGAATATATGGGGTTTGAAGATAAAAACAGCCGGGCTGGCGCCAATATCGGTGCTGGTGGAGTGTTAAAGTTTGCGGATAATTTCGCCTTTAATCCTGAGCTGAAGTACCAAGCCCAAAAAGGTGGCCAGGCAGTATTCAGACTTGCCTTGGTATATCTCTTGCCATAA